The sequence ATTCTATTCATATGCTTCATTTAATAGTTCCATAAGATTTATTACAGATGTATCTGAATTTTTCTTGTTAATTGAATCTTGAATGTTACGTTCACAAAATGGACATATTGTCACAACATGATCAACATCAAGTTTTTCAATCATGTCAACTTTATCATCAGCTAGTTGTTCTGCAAGTTCAGGTATACCTGATTTTACACCTCCACCAGCTCCACAACATTTATCTGGTTTATCCATTTCTATGAATTTAACACCTTTCATTTTTTCGAGGATTTCACGTGGTTGTTTGCTTATTCCTTGTCCACGTACTAAGTGGCATGGATCATGATATGTTACTTTAACATCAAGTTCTTTAAGATCATCAGGATTTATTTTATCAACTAAAAATTCTGTTATATCCATCACATTAAGTTTTGCACCATATTCTGGGTAGTTACGTTTAAGTGTTGAACCACAACCAGCACATACTGTAAGTACAATATCATAGTCTTTAAATATTTCATAGTTTTTATTAACAAGTGTTGGAATAATGTTAGTTTGTCCTGTTCTAAGAAGTGGTGATCCACAACATACTTGTTCTTCTGGTATATCAACATCATATCCTAGTTTATTTAGAATATTTATTGTGTATTCTGCAATCCATGGTAGACGATTATCAATCATACATCCTGTGAAGAATGCTATTTTTGGTTTGATATTATCATCTTTATGTTCTTCATTATATGCTTTAACAAATCCTTCAGGATACTTTTCATTTTTA comes from Methanosphaera cuniculi and encodes:
- the tfrB gene encoding fumarate reductase (CoM/CoB) subunit TfrB — encoded protein: MITVNVKRYDPVEDRSYMESYEIEKTEKMKVLDALQQINDKYNAHIAYRYSCRAGQCGSCAIKINDKAKLACKAEIEDNDTLAPLDFKVLKDLVVDRKELNQKVSDHNFYMISEDSYTDMKEPSIIKPESYAKMGNLNDCIDCYSCISMCPVLTKTDDYIGPYFMRFLSEISFDPREDASKIDEAVDLGLYYCTSCGQCSVTCPKEIDIYGKAIEKLREQVCEEKEGPLKEHLQIRDAVITTGRSVNPKNEKYPEGFVKAYNEEHKDDNIKPKIAFFTGCMIDNRLPWIAEYTINILNKLGYDVDIPEEQVCCGSPLLRTGQTNIIPTLVNKNYEIFKDYDIVLTVCAGCGSTLKRNYPEYGAKLNVMDITEFLVDKINPDDLKELDVKVTYHDPCHLVRGQGISKQPREILEKMKGVKFIEMDKPDKCCGAGGGVKSGIPELAEQLADDKVDMIEKLDVDHVVTICPFCERNIQDSINKKNSDTSVINLMELLNEAYE